Part of the Candoia aspera isolate rCanAsp1 chromosome 1, rCanAsp1.hap2, whole genome shotgun sequence genome, ATGACAGTTTGTATATATCTGCCCGTGTTGCTGAGCCAGTTATTTTACAAGAAAGTTCTTTTAGACTTTTAGGCATATCAGAGTTAAAAAGAGAGATTCCAGTTCTTAATCCAAACCCAGAGAGTCATGCTACTACTAAGCTTGCTCTTGTAGAATTAGAGTGTACATTGGGATTGACTTGGATAAGCTTAGATTTGAATCATCCATCTGGAAATGGTATAACCAAGCAgcattcatatttcatattttgtgcaGTATGGGAAGCAATTGTATGTGAATTATCAAGAAGCTCTGAAAAGGACAGAATCAGCATATGACTGGACATCTCTGTCCAGCTCCAGTATTAAGTCAGGATCCAGCTCATCTAGTTTGCCAGGTAAGCCCCAATAGGCCAAACAGCTATTTCTATGTGTATTGTATATATGTTGGTTCAGTGACtagtgaaaataaatgcatttctgtTTCTCTCCCTCATCCCCTTTGGTATGAAAATTATGCCTGCAGTCTAATGtggaaacaaaaaaaatgcattttgaaatggAAAGGAATGAATTAAAATACAGACCAGTCATTGTGACATGAGTCACAACCTGGGAACATTCTACAGCAGACAATAAAGTAATCAACTTGTAAGCATTTTGAAAGCAGTACAGTGATTAGGAGAAGTCCATGTGGACTTTTTAAGAAAATGTCTTGTTAAAATAAtcttaatttcattctttattagtTGATTACCTTAGTAGATTTTGGGAATGCTGTAAACATAAAacatcttgacttcagcaaagcgtTTGTAAGTTGACTTGGAAACTGACTGAAAAATATTCATCAACTGTTCCTCATCAAAGTAGAATGAGATATCAATAATATATTCTCTAATAACGTAGATGAAGAAGTAAACAGAGTTATTAGATTTGCCAATGACACAACATTGGGTGGGACAGGTAATTCTCTAGAAGCCAGACACCAAACTTAAAGTTAGCTTAATAGATGAGAggaaagggataaaaataaagaatgaatttaATACAGACAAtcagtaattttatttatggtccaagaccaaatgCAATGAAAGACCAGCACATAATACGAtacctataaaaataaattttaaaattttgagaAAATCCTACAGCAATTAGCAGCTAACAGTTAATACAATGAGAGAGGAATAAGACTATTTCTAACAGATATAGCTATTGATACaaattttgcaaccttcttagaggtttctgaagagCGGTCACCTAGGGGAAGGGTAACAGCCTCCTGGTCACAGTGGCAATTAAAGTTATGAACAATTGGAAGTATCAAACTTGATTGCCATTGGCTGTACAGTGGACATTTTGATAGCACATGTGAAGCAGATTCTACCTCTGAGTCTGAATAGAAACAAGTTCAGGTTTCATATGGGAGCTTATATATCTACCTGTTGTTTGCCCAATCTGGGCCAAACTAAATAGTCTCCTATCTGCAGCATATAAGATGTTAACAAAATACCCAGGGACAGACCAGGGAGGAGGAGCAATTGTGCTATTAAAGGGATGGGAGACTTTGGCTCTGTCATTCTGGATATCTAGATCCCAGATCCTCTGTTTTAGTTCTGCCAGGGTTTTATCAAGTCCCAAAGCAGGTAGTGCTGACAAGGGAGGACCACAATATGCCAAATCATCACTAATTTGTCTTCTTAGGTTAAAAGAGAACCTATCCAGCAAGGTGAGATGAACTAAGGAAGTTCCTCAGTAGACTTGCTTCAGCCAGAATCTGAGAAAGTCTTAATCAGGCCCCAGGGGAAATGCAGCCTAATGCTAGTCATGTCAGGGCATTAGAAGTTGAATAAGGGACTTGTAGTAAGATTTTCAAGAATTTTGATTGGATTGCTTCTAAGCTAGGAGACTCCTTATAAATACACAACTGAGCACCATATAGCATCAAACCCAGAACTGtggctttaaatattttaacagcTACTGGGACATAATTATTACCAAACTGACCTGCAGATGTAGCAGTAGCGAGGGATGCTTAATGGAGAAAGATGTAGAAGCCTTCACCGAAGAAAGAAGCATTTGCTCAGGTATAGGATGAGAGCTGTCTTGCTTGGGAATGGTGCATGTAAAAaggtgttgatattgtagttgatcacaagctgaatatgaTTCAACAGAGCGTCCTGCCTGCTAAAAAGGCAGATAAAATTTAAAGCTGCATGAATTGAAGTATTCAAGTCATGGATATTCCACTAAGTTCTGCTTTGACTAGACCCCAGCTTCGTTCTTCTATTGAGTTCTAGGCACCAAACTTTCATGTTCAGAGAAATGGGAACTGTTTCAGAGAAGGGCAGTGAGGATAATGAATGGATCAGAAACTAAGTCTTACAAGGAGAAACCAAGGAAAGTAGAGCATTTTTCAAGAAACTGGAAgggtgtcacacagaagaaggtcaagatgtGTTTTCTATCAACCCAGAATTCAGAACACTAATTAATTACGTAACAGAAAATCAGATTCCAGTTcattattggggggaaaaatctaaAAAAGTTTTGAAAGTGGAACCAAAGGAGGAGGTGAGTTCCTGGTAATGGATGAGTTCAAGCAAAAACTGGAGCAATTTCAGTCGAGAATAATTTAGAATTCTGTGTTGAGCGTGATGGCCTAAATGTCCTCTTTTAGTCTGGTGATTAAGTGAAAAGAATCTGTACGTTGAGAATATGTTTATATGACTGGCATTAAAATAAGATTTGGCTTCTGCTTTGTCCTGCACTCTCTTTTCCCCAAATTAGTACTATTTCATTATATACCATCCCGTTCGCAGCGGCAATGGAGTGTGAGAATGCTCCATCTAAGTCGGAGtagttatgattttttttaaaggtagaaaAATAGCAAACACTTTTCAATATTTGTTTTGACAGAATCTCAGTCCAATCATTCCAATCAATCTGACAGTGGAGTTTCAGACACTCAAACAGGACATGTCCGTTCCCAAAGTATTGTTAGCTCCATCTTTTCAGAAGCTTGGAAGCGGGGAACTCAGTTGGAAGAGTCCAGCAAGATTAGTGTAAGTATAATCATTGTTGGAAGGGAATTTTCCCATTACAAAATCTGGCCTTGCTTGAAGGTcctgatttttattcatttaagaaGCCAAAGTGTAAAGTGTAAACCAGCAAAGCCTCCTGACTTCTGAACATGTGTCATGGTGGGAAAACGTTGCTTGACATCCCCCGTTGGTTTCCCTGTCACTTGATCCCCCGTGTTTCATTCtgtgtttttgttcttgtttttcctgTTGCCCTGCAGCCTCATGTGGCAAAAGCAAAACCTGGAACAGCTCTGAGCTCCACTGCAGTGATGGCTTAAGCAGGGGTAGAGTTAAGGTCAGGGGCTTTGCTTGAACTATTAACCTGGGGGAATGATGCAACCCAAATCATGCAGACTAACTTTTCCAGAGTTCTAATCTTTAGAAATGTTGATCAGCTCACAAGTGCTTGAACCTGTAGCGTTGCAGTTTGACCGTGTCATGCAGCCCACATTGATCCATGTAGTTCTGGTTTAGCCTAGGTTACCGGGAAACATTGCCCAGAATGAAAGATCACAAATAGTGCTACTGCTTGCCAGACTTCAGATCCTTTTTGCAATGGAATTCATGGCTTTATTGTATTTAACTTGAAGCATTGCATAATCAGGAGGGCAAGGCATTCTTTAATGTGGATTTGCTCATTTTGGCTCCGTACATTAATACAAAGTAAATTACATTACACAGTAAATTACCTTAACACCTTGACCAGAACTCATCAATACCTTCTGTTTTGTTACTCTCTTTGACTACATGTCTCCCCCCCACAAAGTATTCACGCATGCCTTTCCGATGCTGCGGTATGGAGGTTTTGATAGTTTTCACTCTGCGCTCACTGTATTGATCGTAATTGCTTGTTCACCTACTTTTTCAATGATACCCTTCAGCTCTTACACGTATTTTTCTTCTAGAATTGTGAAGGGATTGCACTTTGAAATGTCCCAAAGGAGATTTTTTGCAATACCCACACTCCTTAGTGGAATTGTGATCCCACACGAGCTGCTGTGTCGTTTTTCTGCCTATTACCCTTATTTGCTAGTTAAATGACACCTTTTCTTCAGTATTTTGTAGTTCAACTTAATTATGGGTATTGAGCACACAGGATCTTAGTTGTCAAGAGAAATGATATTTGCATCAATCTGTTTTTGaacattttgctttcatttttcctCTAGGCTCGAATGGACTCAATAAACCGACCCTTCACTTCACTTGTACCACCTTTATCTCCACAAACTAAAACAGCTGCTCCATACACAGCATCACAGCCATCACCTCCCCTtccaccaccaccgccaccccCACCGCCCCCGCCACCCCCACCGCCCCcacctcctccccctctccctggTCAGTCTGTGCCATCTGGAACTAGCCCAGCAACGGTGTTTGTGAAATACAGCACTATAACAAGACTGCAGAATGCCTCTCAGCATGGTGGGCTTCTCTACAAATCACCTATCACGGTGCAGCAGCCCCCATCCCCACTCCCACCTCCAGGGAAACCTCAGAATCTGGTACCTCCTAATGGGGTAGTCCCTCCCCCACcacccccgccccctccccctaCCCCAGGATCAGCAATGGCACAACTCATGAAACCCGTGCCTTCCAACCCATCAGTACCACAGTTCACACCACCACCGCCTCCTGCCCCCCCACTCAAAATTCACCAGGTCCATCAGAACATCGTTCAGTCTGCGGCTCCACCACCGCCCCCTCCTTCCGTGCCAGCCCCTCCTCCTCCACCGGCTCCGCCTAAGCCTGCAATGGCTCTCCCCATGCAGAGCACTGCAAAACCCATCTCGGCAGCCGGGACGCATCCAGTGCTGCCGCCGCCTCCTGTCCCTTCCACCACAAAGAAGCAGCCCAGTTTCACTGCCCCCCAAATGCCACTGTCCCCTGCCTCACTCGGCCCATCTCCCCCGCCCACTCTGCCCAAGCAGCAGAATCACTCTGGTaagcttcctccctccccacagtCTCCTGTGCCATCGGTTGTGAAGCAGATAGCCAGccattttcctccccctcccatgGCAGTTTCTGAGCCCCAGCCTTTAAAACCCGCCCCTCTGAGCGTACCACCCCCGTCTCCGCCAGCAGTAAAAGCCAAGCCAAAATGGCAGCCGACCTCTGTGCCCTCCCCTGactttcctcccccacccccagaaagcAGCCTGACGTTCCCTCCCCCGCCTTCTCCCTCTTCTTCCCCCCTGATTGTGTCCCCAACACCAGATAAGTCAGGAGGCTCTCCAGTCAAAAAAGCTAGTAAGACGTCCAGTCCCAGTGGAAAGAAGCCACCCCCTACCCCTCAACGCAATTCCAGCATAAAATCGAATAGCTCGGTCGAGTCCAGTGAACCTAAGAGGCCTTCGGTGGACGTCTTGGTGAGCAAATTTGCACATCCCCCAGAGCCCTCTGGGTCTCCTGGCAAGGAATCCCCAACTCCACCTGCAGCTCCTCCAAAGCCTGGAAAGCTCTGCCTGCCTATCGTTCTCCAGCAGGCAGGGATTTCAGCAAAAGCCCCTGCCCCAGGAGCGCCAGGCAAGGGTACTGTGGAGGAATTTCCTTCTCCTCCGTCAGACTCAGACTTTCCCCCTCCACCACCCGAAATCGATCTTCCTTTGCCGCCCGTAGAAATTCCGGCTGTCTTTTCAGGCAATACCTCACCAAAGGTTGCTGTGGTCAACCCCCAGCCACAGCCGTGGTCCAAGTCATCTGGGAAGAAAGCTCCCCCTCCAACACGTCCCAAGCGCAACGACAGCACCCGTCTCACGCAAGCAGAAACGGTGGAGTCGCAGGTGGTTGTCAGTGCACAAGTGCCCACCTCACCCAAGTCTGGCCTCAGTGTTCAGCCTGGTTTCCTGGCTGATTTGAATAGGACTCTGCAGCGTAAGTCCATCACTCGACATAGCTCCCTCTCCTCTGCCCGGATATCCAGAGCTGAGCCAACGGCTACAATGGATGACATGGCtttgcccccacccccgcccGAACTCCTCACAGACAAGCAGAAGACCAGCAACTTTGGAGGCAGTCACATATTAGGCTATGCAACCTTACGGAGGGGCCCCCCTCCAGCACCTCCCAAGAGGGATCAGAACACCAAACTGTCCAGGGACTGGTGATGTGTAGTGGACCTCTTTGCATTGCCAGCAAACCCTACCTGGGATGCATCTTGTGCTGAGGCTCCTTGTCTTAATACCCGTGATCCCAAGAAGTCTGCTCTAACAGTAGCTGTGGGTAGTGACTGCGTTCACTGCCAGAAACAGTCCCCAAAGTTTTGCGATTTGTGTTCTGTGTATTGGGGTGAAGGATAGGATGATTACTACTTCAAATGTTCAAATACTTCATAAGGATTGGACCAAAATCTTTAACACTATCTTTTCCTGCTGTTCAGGAAATAACTGTTGTCTGTCAGTGTGGGACATGTTGGTGCATGTATTATAAATGTAGGTATATAATATATTGTGAAATATTTTGTTGGAATTGTAGAGGCTCACCAGAATGTTTTTGTACATCTGTATTTATTGTTTCAGTCAActgacatttttttcagaaattggATTGATTATTA contains:
- the RAPH1 gene encoding ras-associated and pleckstrin homology domains-containing protein 1 isoform X1 yields the protein MEQLSDEELDHGAEEDSDKEDQDLDKMFGAWLGELDKLTQSLDTDKPMEPVKRSPLRQDANIANFSYRFSMYNLNEALNQGETVDLDALMADLCSIEQELSSIGSQSTNSTSMKCFPAEGKMTQKPPGGSRLPTMHGSVKGLSSSSSRVTKPSHAIFSLDDITAQLEKASLSMDEAAQQPIIEDSKPVVATQHRRTASAGTVSDAEVRSISNSSRSSITSAASSMDSLDIDKMTRPQELELTSQGQPISEHSYLDRETSLLLRNIAGKPSHLLTKEEQAAKLKAEKIRVALEKIKEAQVKKLVIRVHMSDDSSKTMMVDERQTVRQVLDNLMDKSHCGFSLDWSLVETISELQMERIFEDHENLVENLLNWTRDSQNKLMFVERIEKYALFKNPQNYLLGKRETSEMADRNKEVLLEECFCGSSVTVPEIEGVLWLKDDGKKSWKKRYFLLRASGIYYVPKGKAKVSRDLVCFLQLDHVNVYYGQDYRNKYKAPTDYCLVLKHPQIQKKSQYIKYLCCDDIRTLHQWINGIRIAKYGKQLYVNYQEALKRTESAYDWTSLSSSSIKSGSSSSSLPESQSNHSNQSDSGVSDTQTGHVRSQSIVSSIFSEAWKRGTQLEESSKISARMDSINRPFTSLVPPLSPQTKTAAPYTASQPSPPLPPPPPPPPPPPPPPPPPPPPLPGQSVPSGTSPATVFVKYSTITRLQNASQHGGLLYKSPITVQQPPSPLPPPGKPQNLVPPNGVVPPPPPPPPPPTPGSAMAQLMKPVPSNPSVPQFTPPPPPAPPLKIHQVHQNIVQSAAPPPPPPSVPAPPPPPAPPKPAMALPMQSTAKPISAAGTHPVLPPPPVPSTTKKQPSFTAPQMPLSPASLGPSPPPTLPKQQNHSGKLPPSPQSPVPSVVKQIASHFPPPPMAVSEPQPLKPAPLSVPPPSPPAVKAKPKWQPTSVPSPDFPPPPPESSLTFPPPPSPSSSPLIVSPTPDKSGGSPVKKASKTSSPSGKKPPPTPQRNSSIKSNSSVESSEPKRPSVDVLVSKFAHPPEPSGSPGKESPTPPAAPPKPGKLCLPIVLQQAGISAKAPAPGAPGKGTVEEFPSPPSDSDFPPPPPEIDLPLPPVEIPAVFSGNTSPKVAVVNPQPQPWSKSSGKKAPPPTRPKRNDSTRLTQAETVESQVVVSAQVPTSPKSGLSVQPGFLADLNRTLQRKSITRHSSLSSARISRAEPTATMDDMALPPPPPELLTDKQKTSNFGGSHILGYATLRRGPPPAPPKRDQNTKLSRDW
- the RAPH1 gene encoding ras-associated and pleckstrin homology domains-containing protein 1 isoform X2; the protein is MEQLSDEELDHGAEEDSDKEDQDLDKMFGAWLGELDKLTQSLDTDKPMEPVKRSPLRQDANIANFSYRFSMYNLNEALNQGETVDLDALMADLCSIEQELSSIGSQSTNSTSMKCFPAEGKMTQKPPGGSRLPTMHGSVKGLSSSSSRVTKPSHAIFSLDDITAQLEKASLSMDEAAQQPIIEDSKPVVATQHRRTASAGTVSDAEVRSISNSSRSSITSAASSMDSLDIDKMTRPQELELTSQGQPISEEEQAAKLKAEKIRVALEKIKEAQVKKLVIRVHMSDDSSKTMMVDERQTVRQVLDNLMDKSHCGFSLDWSLVETISELQMERIFEDHENLVENLLNWTRDSQNKLMFVERIEKYALFKNPQNYLLGKRETSEMADRNKEVLLEECFCGSSVTVPEIEGVLWLKDDGKKSWKKRYFLLRASGIYYVPKGKAKVSRDLVCFLQLDHVNVYYGQDYRNKYKAPTDYCLVLKHPQIQKKSQYIKYLCCDDIRTLHQWINGIRIAKYGKQLYVNYQEALKRTESAYDWTSLSSSSIKSGSSSSSLPESQSNHSNQSDSGVSDTQTGHVRSQSIVSSIFSEAWKRGTQLEESSKISARMDSINRPFTSLVPPLSPQTKTAAPYTASQPSPPLPPPPPPPPPPPPPPPPPPPPLPGQSVPSGTSPATVFVKYSTITRLQNASQHGGLLYKSPITVQQPPSPLPPPGKPQNLVPPNGVVPPPPPPPPPPTPGSAMAQLMKPVPSNPSVPQFTPPPPPAPPLKIHQVHQNIVQSAAPPPPPPSVPAPPPPPAPPKPAMALPMQSTAKPISAAGTHPVLPPPPVPSTTKKQPSFTAPQMPLSPASLGPSPPPTLPKQQNHSGKLPPSPQSPVPSVVKQIASHFPPPPMAVSEPQPLKPAPLSVPPPSPPAVKAKPKWQPTSVPSPDFPPPPPESSLTFPPPPSPSSSPLIVSPTPDKSGGSPVKKASKTSSPSGKKPPPTPQRNSSIKSNSSVESSEPKRPSVDVLVSKFAHPPEPSGSPGKESPTPPAAPPKPGKLCLPIVLQQAGISAKAPAPGAPGKGTVEEFPSPPSDSDFPPPPPEIDLPLPPVEIPAVFSGNTSPKVAVVNPQPQPWSKSSGKKAPPPTRPKRNDSTRLTQAETVESQVVVSAQVPTSPKSGLSVQPGFLADLNRTLQRKSITRHSSLSSARISRAEPTATMDDMALPPPPPELLTDKQKTSNFGGSHILGYATLRRGPPPAPPKRDQNTKLSRDW